Below is a genomic region from Streptomyces ferrugineus.
CATGTCCCACATGAGCGAGGGCTTCGAGTCGGACAACCGCCACTCGATGCTGCACTCGGTCGCCTACGTCGCCTTCCAGGAGCTCGCGACCCGCATCTCGCACCGCAACACCGGCCACCAGTCGGGGGACCCCGTCTGCGACCGCATGCTGTCGCGCATCGCGACGGACGAGAACCTCCACATGGTCTTCTACCGCAACCTCCTCAAGGCGGCCTTCGAGCTCGCCCCGGACCTGACGATGCAGGCGGTGCGCGACGTGGTCGTGAACTTCCGCATGCCCGGCCACGGCATCCCCGGCTTCGAGCGCGCCGCCGCCCAGATGGCCATCGGCGAGGTCTACAACCTGCGCATCCACCACGACGACGTCCTGCAGCCCGTCCTGCGCTTCCTGAAGATCATGGAGATCGACGGCCTCGGCCCGGAGGGTCAGAAGGCCCAGGAGGAGCTCGGGCTGTTCATGGGCGGCCTGGACGCCGAGGCCCTGAAGTTCGACGAGAAGCTGGCCGCACGCAAGGCCCGGATGGCAGCTCGGGACGCCTGACCGCCAGTCCTCCCTGTGATCGACGGCTGACTCGCACGCGATGCGGGCCGGCCGTCGCTTCTTGCCGTTCCCGCGCCGACGCGCCGGTAGCCCCCTTCCGCGCGGCACCCGGGCACGCCCCCGGATCCTGACCACAGCAGCCGACCTTCCGCACTCCGGAGCACATCGACGTCGAGTTCGTGCAGCGCGCCTACGCCACGACCGTCGCGCCCGGCCTCGCCACCTGGACGTCCCC
It encodes:
- a CDS encoding acyl-ACP desaturase, whose protein sequence is MTIASPHLGSPAGWTDARLLYALEEVVENELNRHLKVAKDWMPHEYVPWTDGRNFPGQFEDGEAWGKEQSKVTEIGRIALVVNLLTEDNLPSYHHEIASLFGRDGAWGTWVHRWTAEEGRHGIVMRDYLLTSRAVDPDKLEQFRMSHMSEGFESDNRHSMLHSVAYVAFQELATRISHRNTGHQSGDPVCDRMLSRIATDENLHMVFYRNLLKAAFELAPDLTMQAVRDVVVNFRMPGHGIPGFERAAAQMAIGEVYNLRIHHDDVLQPVLRFLKIMEIDGLGPEGQKAQEELGLFMGGLDAEALKFDEKLAARKARMAARDA